One window of Bacteroidota bacterium genomic DNA carries:
- a CDS encoding DUF3109 family protein: protein MFIIDNVLVTDEVIKAQFACNLSACKGACCVEGDGGAPLRREEAELLESMLPQLEPYLRKEGLEAIDAQGSWVEDEDGEPETPLVEGRECAYVTFEGGIAKCGIEKAWEHGAIDFQKPLSCHLYPIRVQPGQPYEVLRYHRWDICSPACQRGEAERIPLYKFVKDALIRAYGEEWYDLLEEAARSKR from the coding sequence ATGTTTATTATTGATAATGTGCTGGTGACAGACGAGGTGATAAAGGCACAGTTTGCCTGCAACCTCTCTGCCTGCAAGGGTGCCTGCTGTGTAGAGGGCGATGGCGGTGCCCCCCTTAGGCGGGAGGAGGCCGAACTGCTGGAAAGCATGCTGCCCCAGCTGGAACCCTACCTGCGCAAGGAGGGCCTAGAGGCTATAGATGCCCAGGGTAGCTGGGTGGAGGATGAGGACGGCGAGCCGGAAACCCCACTGGTGGAGGGGCGCGAGTGTGCCTACGTTACCTTTGAGGGCGGGATTGCCAAGTGCGGCATCGAAAAGGCCTGGGAGCACGGGGCCATCGACTTTCAGAAGCCGCTCAGCTGCCACCTGTATCCCATCCGCGTACAGCCCGGCCAGCCCTACGAGGTGCTGCGCTACCACCGCTGGGACATATGTAGCCCGGCCTGCCAGCGGGGCGAGGCCGAGCGTATACCCCTGTACAAGTTTGTAAAGGATGCGCTGATACGTGCCTACGGCGAGGAGTGGTACGACCTGCTGGAAGAGGCCGCCCGTAGCAAGCGCTAG